In Streptomyces sp. NBC_00414, a single window of DNA contains:
- a CDS encoding DUF485 domain-containing protein, translating into MSYDTSPSYPVPPHQPPHQPYQSHQQPHSSSQSYSTYPWAPQQPEPGPAGPPRPRHAPLGQHSDIRVLRSAYRLQRRVATLAALGYFTLFLVLSASAPTLMAGEVTGGLTVGLLLGLLQVPVTCGAIGLYEYTARGSVDPIAERLRKQADLDTKRAEAHR; encoded by the coding sequence ATGTCATACGACACGTCCCCGTCGTACCCCGTTCCACCGCACCAACCGCCACATCAGCCATACCAGTCACACCAGCAACCACACAGTTCATCCCAGTCCTATTCCACCTACCCCTGGGCGCCGCAGCAGCCGGAGCCCGGACCCGCGGGGCCGCCCCGCCCCCGGCACGCCCCGCTCGGACAGCACAGCGACATCCGTGTCCTGCGCTCCGCGTACCGCCTGCAGCGGCGCGTGGCGACCCTGGCGGCGCTCGGCTACTTCACCCTGTTCCTCGTGCTGTCGGCGTCCGCGCCCACGCTGATGGCGGGCGAGGTGACCGGCGGCCTGACCGTCGGCCTGCTCCTCGGCCTGCTCCAGGTCCCCGTCACCTGCGGGGCGATCGGACTGTACGAGTACACCGCCCGCGGGTCCGTCGACCCGATCGCCGAACGCCTCAGGAAGCAGGCCGATCTGGACACCAAGAGGGCGGAGGCGCACCGGTGA
- a CDS encoding sodium/solute symporter, giving the protein MSLVAFTVVATITLLLCVMTGPDRDDLDEFYTGYGSLSPMRNGLAIAGDYISAATVLGTGGVIALFGYDGVVLALSTALSLMLLMFLLAEPLRNAGRFTMGDALARRMPGRAVRITACAATLTALLPLMLVQLAGTGDLLAFILGFSNEGLKTGCIIGLGLLMISYAAIGGMKGTALIQILKIVMLLGSGAVVALLILNRFDWSLGNLFDQAAQNSGAGSAFLSSGLQFSAGPSPRLDMITSQLTVVLGGACLPHITMRMYTAGSARQVRRSMSWAVPAVALFVLVITVVGFGATALIGRETIAGADPQGNTAYLLGSRAAFGTDVSTAETFLFTTVTAALFLTLLASVAGMILACANSLAHDVFAHRKEQLSPRREMTLARASAAAVGIPAIVLATLVQHHSLQPLVTLSFCLGASAIAPALVYSLFWRRYTKAGLLCTLIGGSLGTLILMTGTNLVSGSPISAFPDHDFTWFPFTTTGLVSIPLGFALGWLGTVASGRRKAEEHRKQYEAVEGWILAGAVRED; this is encoded by the coding sequence ATGTCCCTGGTGGCGTTCACCGTCGTGGCCACCATCACCCTGCTGCTCTGTGTGATGACCGGCCCCGACCGGGACGACCTCGACGAGTTCTACACCGGCTACGGCAGCCTCTCCCCGATGCGCAACGGCCTCGCCATCGCCGGTGACTACATCTCCGCCGCGACGGTCCTCGGCACCGGCGGCGTCATCGCGCTCTTCGGGTACGACGGCGTCGTACTCGCCCTGAGCACCGCCCTGTCCCTCATGCTCCTGATGTTCCTGCTGGCCGAACCCCTGCGGAACGCGGGCCGGTTCACCATGGGCGACGCCCTGGCACGGCGGATGCCGGGCCGGGCGGTACGGATCACGGCGTGCGCGGCGACCCTGACCGCGCTGCTCCCGCTGATGCTCGTCCAACTGGCGGGCACCGGCGACCTGCTGGCGTTCATCCTCGGCTTCTCCAACGAGGGGCTGAAGACGGGCTGCATCATCGGCCTCGGCCTCCTGATGATCAGCTACGCGGCGATCGGCGGCATGAAGGGCACCGCGCTGATCCAGATCCTGAAGATCGTGATGCTGCTCGGCTCCGGCGCCGTCGTCGCCCTGCTCATCCTGAACAGGTTCGACTGGAGCCTCGGCAACCTGTTCGACCAGGCGGCCCAGAACAGCGGGGCGGGATCCGCGTTCCTCAGCTCCGGCCTGCAGTTCTCGGCCGGGCCCAGCCCGCGCCTGGACATGATCACCTCGCAGCTGACGGTGGTGCTCGGCGGGGCCTGCCTGCCGCACATCACCATGCGCATGTACACGGCGGGCAGTGCCCGTCAGGTGCGCCGGTCGATGTCCTGGGCGGTGCCGGCCGTGGCCCTGTTCGTCCTCGTCATCACGGTCGTCGGCTTCGGCGCGACGGCCCTGATCGGGCGGGAGACGATCGCGGGCGCGGACCCGCAGGGCAACACGGCGTATCTGCTGGGCTCCCGGGCCGCGTTCGGGACGGACGTCTCCACCGCGGAGACGTTCCTCTTCACCACCGTCACCGCCGCGCTCTTCCTGACACTGCTCGCCTCCGTCGCCGGCATGATCCTCGCCTGCGCCAACTCCCTCGCCCATGACGTCTTCGCCCACCGCAAGGAGCAGCTCTCGCCGCGCCGCGAGATGACGCTGGCCCGGGCGTCCGCGGCGGCGGTCGGCATCCCGGCGATCGTGCTGGCCACCCTGGTCCAGCACCACAGCCTGCAGCCGCTGGTCACGCTGTCGTTCTGCCTGGGCGCCTCGGCCATCGCCCCCGCGCTGGTCTACAGCCTCTTCTGGCGCCGGTACACCAAGGCCGGGCTCCTGTGCACGCTCATCGGCGGCTCACTCGGCACGCTCATCCTGATGACCGGCACGAACCTCGTCTCCGGCTCCCCCATCTCCGCGTTCCCCGACCACGACTTCACCTGGTTCCCGTTCACCACGACCGGCCTCGTCTCCATCCCGCTGGGCTTCGCGCTCGGCTGGCTCGGCACGGTGGCCTCCGGCCGGCGGAAGGCGGAGGAACACCGGAAGCAGTACGAGGCCGTGGAGGGGTGGATCCTGGCGGGGGCCGTCCGCGAGGACTGA
- a CDS encoding cellulose-binding protein: protein MSSSPVSSQGFEAVRGRGYRPEQVDAYAAALSEGRDAAWERAARLTVLAREMESEALRLREVVAGLAPQTYETLGDRARRLFELGEEEAAALRQDALDEARRVVEEARAAAERVGEAARADADEVRGEADERARHRLLAAQAEADEMRISARREVKEGRGESLAALRETRRRGENLLAEQEKEHAERWERAGREAAEREAALDTRHEDLVARAEESLAEAGRDLAEARETTRHLQEDADARAAELLAEARVREERVARETERVLREHGEEWDEVQAHMDHVRSSLAALTGRAAAE, encoded by the coding sequence ACCGCCCCGAACAGGTCGACGCGTACGCCGCGGCGCTCTCGGAAGGGCGTGACGCCGCCTGGGAGCGGGCCGCGCGGCTGACCGTGCTGGCCAGGGAGATGGAGAGCGAGGCGCTGCGGCTGCGCGAGGTCGTGGCGGGGCTCGCCCCCCAGACGTACGAGACGCTCGGCGACCGGGCCCGGCGGCTCTTCGAGCTGGGCGAGGAGGAGGCCGCGGCGCTGCGCCAGGACGCGCTGGACGAGGCGCGCCGGGTCGTGGAGGAGGCGCGGGCGGCGGCCGAACGGGTGGGCGAGGCCGCGCGGGCGGACGCCGACGAGGTGCGGGGCGAGGCCGACGAACGGGCCCGGCACCGGCTGCTCGCCGCGCAGGCCGAGGCCGACGAGATGCGGATCTCCGCGCGGCGCGAGGTGAAGGAGGGCCGCGGGGAGTCGCTGGCGGCGTTGCGCGAGACGCGGCGGCGCGGCGAGAACCTGCTGGCCGAGCAGGAGAAGGAGCACGCCGAGCGCTGGGAACGGGCCGGGCGCGAGGCCGCCGAGCGGGAGGCCGCCCTCGACACGCGCCACGAGGATCTCGTCGCGCGCGCCGAGGAGAGCCTTGCGGAAGCGGGGCGGGACCTGGCCGAGGCGCGGGAGACGACCCGCCACCTCCAGGAGGACGCGGACGCCCGCGCCGCCGAACTCCTCGCCGAGGCCCGGGTCCGGGAGGAGCGCGTCGCCCGCGAGACGGAACGGGTGCTGCGCGAACACGGCGAGGAGTGGGACGAGGTGCAGGCGCATATGGACCATGTGCGCAGCAGCCTCGCGGCGTTGACGGGTCGGGCGGCGGCGGAGTAG